In the Muricauda sp. MAR_2010_75 genome, one interval contains:
- a CDS encoding VCBS repeat-containing protein, protein MKRNLLGFLLLMLLGSCTKKNSSSNQLFEVLDSDYTGIEFNNQLDENTFLNGFVYEYYYNGAGVATGDFNNDGLQDIYFVSNRRANSLYLNKGDMKFRNVTRSSNTKGGFGFPTGVTVVDINNDGLLDIYICKSGRIANKEHLRNELLVNQGINDKGIPVFKEMAGKYGLDIPLNSTQAAFFDYDLDGDLDMFLINHDIDVYSLDSIRTRMLSLPDNTGERLFRNNNGIFTDVTMESGIIANKLAFTLGVAIGDINNDGWPDVFTSNDYSEKDHLYINNQNGTFTESSLKTFGHVSNFSMGNDMADINNDGLLDIMTVDMTAEDNYTQKTSMSGMNVEMFFKHVNLNLHHQYMYNALHLNNGVDPKSKLPMFSNIEQISGVSSTDWSWGPLFFDMDNDGYRDIFVSNGIKRDFRNNDFKLWHKEYHSKEREQAMESGHLDKEAYMKEVIDRLPKRKKENYFFLNQRNLKFDKVELARQPLTNSNGAAYADFDNDGDMDIVVNNSEDNALVYRNNTDQKNNYLMVELKGENSNVDAIGARVEIKSKGVHQIAEQYYSRGFQSAMADNLHFGLGHLNVIDTLIVRWPNGSMQYQYNVPVNQTLEIAYQPTDTFKADDFQNAGYLFTDITDSLQLNFKHAENDYNDFDKESLIPHKMSMMGPALAVADVNNDGLDDFFIGGARNQAGSLFIQKQNGGFEVSNSIVFEKDKAHEDMGAVFFDADNDGDQDLYVTSGGNEEAPLSGYYRDRFYENRGNGIFARLQSNIPDIVTSGFKVVTGDYDGDGDLDLFVGSRLRPMNYGRYSKSTILENKSENGQIVFADVTEKVAPMLMEHTMVTDALWTDVNGDGSLDLIIGNEWGPVEILINTENMFEDATAQFGLDKHIGWWFGLAVEDVDGDGNKDIIAGNLGQNYKYKATFEEPFHIYLNDFDENDSKDIVLAYHQDSTLYPLRGRECSSNQMPFIKEKFKTYDAYGKASLQEVYGTKLDESIHYAATNFSTGIFRNNGQGKFDFQPMTSDVQISSVNSILVHDLDGDDLSDMVLLGNLYSSEVETPRNDASYGHFLRADGNGKFNVVPANKSGLFVRGDVKNAEFIRIGAEKDNSLGIIVARNNDNIALLKINTKKVNHKI, encoded by the coding sequence ATGAAGAGAAATCTTTTAGGTTTTTTGTTGCTGATGCTGTTAGGTTCATGCACCAAAAAGAATAGTTCCAGTAACCAACTTTTTGAAGTGTTGGATTCAGATTATACCGGCATCGAATTTAACAATCAACTCGATGAAAACACTTTTCTAAATGGTTTTGTTTACGAATACTATTATAATGGTGCGGGAGTTGCCACCGGAGACTTTAATAATGATGGATTACAGGATATTTATTTTGTCAGCAATAGAAGGGCCAACAGCCTTTACCTGAACAAAGGAGACATGAAATTTAGGAACGTGACCCGTTCCTCCAATACAAAGGGTGGGTTTGGTTTCCCTACTGGGGTCACAGTTGTGGACATTAACAATGATGGCCTCTTGGACATATATATCTGTAAATCTGGAAGAATTGCCAATAAAGAACATCTTAGGAATGAGTTGTTGGTCAATCAAGGTATCAATGACAAGGGCATTCCTGTTTTTAAGGAAATGGCAGGGAAGTACGGATTGGATATTCCTTTGAATTCTACACAAGCCGCTTTTTTTGATTATGACTTGGATGGTGACTTGGATATGTTCTTGATCAATCATGATATAGACGTGTACAGTTTGGATAGCATCCGAACCCGTATGCTGTCATTACCTGATAATACTGGTGAAAGACTTTTCAGGAACAACAATGGCATATTCACCGATGTTACCATGGAATCGGGGATAATCGCAAATAAACTGGCGTTCACTTTGGGAGTGGCCATTGGGGATATCAATAATGATGGTTGGCCAGATGTATTTACCAGCAATGATTATTCGGAAAAGGATCATCTGTACATTAATAATCAAAATGGCACTTTCACCGAAAGTTCATTAAAGACTTTTGGACATGTATCCAATTTTTCCATGGGGAATGACATGGCCGATATCAACAATGATGGGTTGTTGGATATTATGACAGTGGATATGACCGCTGAGGACAACTATACCCAAAAAACAAGTATGAGCGGAATGAATGTTGAGATGTTCTTTAAACATGTCAATTTAAATCTCCATCACCAGTATATGTACAATGCCCTTCATTTGAACAATGGTGTTGACCCAAAATCCAAATTGCCCATGTTTTCAAATATTGAACAGATTTCGGGAGTTTCCAGTACCGATTGGAGTTGGGGCCCCTTATTCTTTGATATGGATAATGATGGGTACAGGGATATTTTCGTTTCAAATGGTATAAAACGGGACTTTAGGAACAACGACTTTAAATTATGGCACAAAGAATATCATAGTAAGGAAAGGGAACAAGCCATGGAGAGTGGGCATCTGGACAAGGAAGCCTATATGAAAGAGGTGATAGACCGATTGCCCAAAAGAAAGAAAGAGAACTATTTCTTCCTGAACCAAAGAAATTTAAAATTCGATAAAGTTGAATTGGCCAGACAACCCTTGACAAACTCAAACGGTGCGGCTTATGCCGATTTTGACAATGATGGTGATATGGATATTGTGGTCAATAATTCGGAAGATAACGCATTGGTGTATCGGAACAACACGGATCAAAAGAACAACTACCTAATGGTCGAGTTAAAAGGGGAAAATAGCAATGTAGATGCCATTGGCGCACGTGTGGAAATTAAATCAAAGGGAGTACATCAAATTGCGGAACAATATTATTCCCGCGGTTTTCAATCAGCCATGGCAGACAATCTACACTTTGGATTGGGGCACCTGAACGTAATTGATACTTTGATAGTAAGATGGCCAAACGGTAGCATGCAGTATCAATATAATGTTCCGGTCAATCAAACCTTGGAAATAGCCTATCAGCCTACAGATACGTTCAAGGCAGATGATTTTCAGAACGCAGGATATCTGTTTACGGATATAACCGATTCACTACAGCTTAATTTTAAACATGCGGAAAACGATTATAATGATTTTGATAAAGAATCACTGATACCCCATAAAATGTCCATGATGGGCCCAGCACTTGCCGTGGCAGACGTGAATAACGATGGACTTGATGATTTCTTTATCGGTGGTGCCAGAAACCAAGCCGGAAGTCTCTTCATCCAAAAGCAAAATGGAGGCTTTGAAGTTTCAAATTCCATAGTTTTTGAAAAGGATAAGGCACACGAGGATATGGGAGCTGTATTTTTTGATGCAGACAATGATGGCGATCAAGACCTCTATGTTACAAGTGGAGGCAATGAAGAGGCCCCGTTGAGCGGGTATTATAGGGACCGTTTTTATGAAAATAGAGGGAATGGAATCTTTGCAAGACTGCAAAGCAACATTCCAGATATAGTGACCAGTGGGTTTAAAGTTGTAACTGGGGACTATGACGGGGATGGTGATCTGGACCTTTTTGTGGGAAGCAGGCTAAGGCCCATGAACTATGGTCGTTATTCAAAAAGTACAATTCTGGAAAACAAAAGTGAAAATGGCCAAATAGTGTTTGCCGATGTTACCGAAAAAGTTGCTCCGATGTTAATGGAACACACCATGGTTACTGATGCCCTTTGGACGGATGTCAATGGCGATGGGAGCTTGGATCTAATTATTGGGAATGAATGGGGGCCTGTGGAGATTTTGATCAATACAGAAAACATGTTTGAAGATGCAACCGCACAATTTGGGTTGGACAAACATATTGGTTGGTGGTTTGGACTGGCAGTAGAGGACGTTGATGGTGATGGGAACAAAGATATCATTGCAGGTAACTTAGGCCAAAACTATAAGTACAAGGCAACATTTGAGGAGCCTTTCCATATCTATTTAAACGACTTTGATGAAAATGACTCCAAGGACATTGTGCTTGCCTATCATCAAGACAGCACTTTGTATCCTTTAAGGGGAAGGGAATGCAGTTCCAATCAAATGCCGTTCATCAAAGAGAAGTTCAAGACGTATGACGCCTATGGAAAAGCCAGTCTACAGGAGGTGTATGGTACCAAGCTGGACGAATCCATTCATTATGCGGCCACTAATTTTTCAACAGGGATTTTTAGGAACAACGGACAAGGAAAATTTGATTTTCAGCCCATGACAAGTGATGTTCAAATATCATCGGTCAATTCCATTTTGGTTCATGATCTAGATGGAGATGATCTAAGTGATATGGTCCTGTTGGGCAATCTGTACTCTTCTGAAGTGGAAACCCCACGAAATGATGCCAGTTATGGACATTTCCTGAGAGCAGATGGAAATGGAAAATTCAATGTTGTTCCGGCAAACAAATCTGGACTCTTTGTTAGGGGCGATGTGAAGAACGCAGAATTTATACGCATTGGTGCTGAAAAGGATAATTCCTTAGGAATAATTGTGGCCAGGAACAATGACAATATTGCTCTATTAAAAATAAATACTAAAAAAGTAAACCATAAAATATGA
- a CDS encoding RagB/SusD family nutrient uptake outer membrane protein has translation MKKLFIKQFLLGITAALVLAGCTELEEQPEGLLSPESFFATEADFDAATVGIYRNLYGGWGNFDFNNTFLMSGGSEDVTSRPPAANLKEYDEFHPDPNNGLHVSVWRALYRAINNANSVIANAETSELSNLDGSVGQAYFLRGLSYFYLTQWWGEVPIITVENQNDAANVGQSPVSEIYAAIISDLQNAENLLPNSFPEEARADRWAASAVLAKVYLTKAGWPLKDAASYALARDKAKEVMDGGEFSLETDFANLWRADNKFTSPEWIFLFAGSSTAGNGTGSKHHHATRPGSEGGWSDWFSEARFFNAFPDGYRKDVSFHTVFSDGTAWEDGEFGQPYIGKFRDAGPPCGPDVSPCGSTEGDLFTPIIRYADVLLIYAEAANMAGSGPTTEAYEAVNMIRRRANNQAIGTPDPAVDLPAGLSQSQFDDAVIAERNWELAFENNRWFDLVRKEMVVEANEDLYPNVSANNMLLPKPGTEVELIDGLDQNPGY, from the coding sequence ATGAAGAAGTTATTTATAAAGCAGTTTTTGCTAGGAATTACAGCCGCTTTGGTTTTAGCGGGCTGTACAGAGTTGGAAGAACAGCCCGAAGGTTTACTATCCCCTGAAAGCTTTTTTGCAACGGAAGCCGATTTTGATGCCGCTACAGTTGGGATTTATAGAAACCTTTATGGGGGTTGGGGAAATTTTGACTTTAACAATACATTCCTAATGAGTGGAGGTAGTGAAGATGTTACTTCCAGACCTCCAGCGGCCAACTTAAAAGAATATGATGAGTTTCATCCAGATCCAAACAATGGTTTGCATGTTTCTGTCTGGAGAGCATTGTACCGTGCTATAAACAATGCCAACAGTGTCATTGCAAATGCTGAAACAAGTGAGTTGTCAAATTTGGACGGGTCAGTGGGTCAGGCTTACTTTTTAAGAGGGCTATCCTATTTTTATCTGACACAATGGTGGGGCGAGGTGCCCATAATCACTGTTGAAAACCAGAATGATGCTGCAAATGTGGGACAATCTCCAGTTAGTGAAATTTATGCAGCAATCATATCAGATTTACAAAATGCAGAAAATCTATTGCCAAACTCATTTCCTGAAGAGGCAAGAGCAGACCGATGGGCTGCCTCCGCAGTGTTGGCAAAAGTATATTTGACCAAGGCGGGTTGGCCATTAAAAGATGCAGCTAGTTATGCATTGGCAAGAGATAAGGCCAAGGAAGTCATGGATGGTGGGGAATTTAGTCTTGAAACGGATTTCGCCAATCTCTGGAGGGCTGACAATAAGTTCACCAGTCCAGAATGGATTTTCTTGTTCGCAGGTAGTTCAACTGCCGGTAATGGTACAGGTAGTAAGCACCACCATGCCACCAGACCTGGTAGCGAAGGAGGTTGGTCCGATTGGTTCTCTGAAGCACGATTTTTTAATGCCTTCCCTGATGGCTATCGTAAGGATGTGTCTTTCCACACTGTTTTTAGTGACGGTACAGCATGGGAAGATGGAGAGTTTGGACAACCGTATATTGGTAAATTTAGGGATGCAGGACCTCCCTGTGGCCCAGATGTGTCGCCTTGCGGTAGTACAGAAGGCGATTTGTTTACTCCTATTATAAGATATGCCGATGTTCTTTTAATATATGCTGAAGCAGCCAATATGGCTGGTAGTGGTCCTACGACCGAAGCCTATGAAGCAGTGAACATGATTCGTAGAAGAGCGAACAACCAGGCAATTGGTACGCCTGACCCTGCAGTTGACCTACCAGCCGGACTGTCACAAAGCCAATTTGATGATGCGGTCATCGCAGAAAGAAATTGGGAATTAGCCTTTGAGAACAATCGCTGGTTTGATTTGGTGCGTAAAGAAATGGTAGTGGAAGCCAATGAGGATTTATATCCCAATGTTTCTGCAAACAATATGCTACTGCCCAAGCCTGGCACCGAAGTTGAACTCATTGATGGTCTAGATCAAAACCCTGGATATTAG
- a CDS encoding TonB-dependent receptor, with protein MKLSLVVLFTITLSLQAKSSYSQLTKVTLDVESATVAEVIDEIESTTEFTFIFKTTAVNLNQRVTLKFTKANIEEVLNRLFDKTRTVFEILDRKIILTESQRSRIDDQDKAEIEQPIQYQVSGTVVDSQNVPLGGANIVEKGTTNGTQADFDGNFSMTLSDENAILIVSFIGYGTKEIPANGQSSLTIILEESAAGLNEVVVVGYGTQRKVDLTGSVVSVEVEELEELPITRTDQALQGRVPGVFIQSTDGSPNGGVNIRIRGSNSLSAGNDPLIVIDGFQGGSLNNLNPNDIESIQVLKDASATAIYGSRGANGVILITTKTGKIGKPVLTYNTFFSVHTVRRELDLLNASEYAQTVNAHRVAFGGSPVFSDSEISNFRSTGGTDWQDEIFKNGFAQNHVLSISGASENVDYYVSGNVTDQDGIVLNTGYTRYSLRSNIKTKLSDKLSVGVNAFLAREENHPTTLNGLNSPIFSAQLFAPVLPVYEDDGTYSQPSGSFGPPTQFNPVGVAKEPINQNISNTVSVNANFEYEIIDDLKLTVRGAYRSVDLENSAYNNQLATNKTQLETASITNQRSLTLQNTNQLTYTPNLGEAHRLTVTGVLEQQYERNNGSVASATGFLTDGVTFNNLALGANPQVPTSFHDERSLLSYVGRLSYAYDDRYSINLTARSDGSSVFGANNKRGFFPSAGFAWNISNERFLEDSEDINNFKLRASYGIIGNQNIAPFLSLARLSTTTTILGSGGASVGVIQAATAANPDLKWEQTRQFNVGVDLDLFNNRLNFIADYYKKTTEDLLLFVPLPGTSGVDNVLRNIAEVENKGFEFYLGGTPLKTERFSWDSGFNIAFNNNKVLSLDGDRDEIPVAGVNSLPNFGNVLWLEVGESIGQMRGYIQDGVWKSSEAAEAATYGSFPGAPKYVDVNNDNQINGDDITVIGSALPDYTFGWNNTFRYGNLDLNIFIQGVQGNDIYNLGRVRSDRTSGDADATGAAILDRWTPQNEDTNVPSFEGTNSQEQLQSSRWLEDGSYIRFKNIALGYSFPSEILDKLNISKARLYVSGTNLITITDYTGYDPESTNQVDTQAGLDTSSYPSQKVITVGLDLGF; from the coding sequence ATGAAGTTATCGCTTGTTGTACTATTTACGATAACCTTATCGCTGCAAGCCAAAAGTTCCTACTCTCAGTTAACCAAAGTCACCCTGGATGTGGAATCGGCAACTGTAGCGGAAGTTATAGATGAGATTGAATCGACCACCGAATTCACTTTCATTTTTAAGACTACTGCTGTTAACCTTAATCAAAGGGTTACCCTAAAATTTACTAAAGCCAATATTGAGGAAGTTTTAAACCGTTTATTTGATAAGACCAGAACGGTTTTTGAAATTCTCGATAGAAAAATAATCCTTACTGAAAGCCAACGATCACGTATTGACGATCAAGATAAGGCTGAAATTGAGCAACCTATACAGTATCAGGTGTCTGGGACTGTGGTTGACTCCCAAAATGTACCCTTGGGTGGTGCCAATATTGTAGAAAAAGGGACGACAAATGGAACCCAAGCCGATTTTGATGGCAATTTTTCAATGACCTTATCCGATGAGAACGCCATTCTTATAGTTTCATTTATTGGCTATGGAACCAAAGAAATTCCCGCTAACGGTCAATCAAGCCTTACTATCATTCTTGAAGAAAGCGCGGCCGGGCTTAATGAAGTTGTTGTAGTTGGGTATGGTACCCAGCGTAAGGTGGATTTGACTGGGTCTGTTGTTTCTGTGGAAGTTGAAGAACTTGAGGAACTTCCGATTACAAGAACAGACCAAGCCCTTCAGGGTCGTGTTCCTGGTGTGTTTATTCAAAGTACCGATGGTTCACCCAACGGAGGGGTAAACATTCGGATAAGGGGGTCCAACTCGCTGAGTGCAGGAAATGATCCACTTATAGTTATTGATGGTTTTCAAGGCGGGTCCTTAAACAATTTGAACCCAAATGATATCGAATCCATTCAAGTTTTAAAAGATGCTTCTGCTACTGCGATTTACGGTTCTCGTGGAGCAAATGGGGTTATCTTGATTACGACCAAGACGGGAAAAATAGGAAAGCCGGTATTGACCTACAATACCTTTTTTAGTGTACACACGGTAAGAAGGGAATTGGATTTGCTCAATGCCTCAGAATATGCACAAACTGTCAATGCCCACAGGGTCGCTTTTGGTGGATCACCGGTTTTCAGTGATTCTGAAATCTCAAATTTCAGAAGCACCGGAGGTACGGATTGGCAAGATGAAATTTTCAAAAATGGTTTTGCCCAAAACCATGTGCTAAGCATTAGTGGTGCAAGTGAAAACGTTGACTACTATGTCTCTGGAAACGTGACCGATCAAGATGGAATAGTCTTGAACACTGGGTATACCAGATATTCACTTCGTTCCAATATCAAGACCAAATTAAGTGATAAGTTGAGTGTTGGGGTCAATGCTTTCCTAGCAAGGGAAGAAAACCACCCCACAACCTTGAACGGATTGAACAGTCCAATTTTTTCAGCGCAACTTTTTGCGCCGGTTTTGCCGGTCTATGAAGACGATGGGACCTACAGTCAACCTTCCGGAAGTTTTGGACCACCAACACAGTTCAACCCTGTAGGTGTGGCCAAGGAACCCATCAACCAGAATATTTCAAATACGGTAAGTGTGAATGCCAATTTTGAATATGAGATTATTGATGACCTTAAGTTAACGGTTAGAGGGGCATATCGTTCAGTTGATTTGGAAAACAGTGCTTACAACAATCAATTGGCAACAAATAAGACCCAATTGGAGACAGCTTCCATTACCAATCAAAGGAGTTTGACATTACAGAACACCAACCAACTGACGTATACACCCAATCTTGGTGAAGCTCATCGCCTTACCGTTACCGGGGTTCTTGAACAACAATATGAAAGGAATAACGGTAGCGTTGCTTCAGCAACCGGTTTTTTGACAGATGGAGTAACCTTTAACAATTTGGCGCTTGGAGCCAACCCTCAGGTACCCACTTCGTTCCACGATGAACGTTCATTGTTGTCTTACGTCGGAAGACTTAGTTATGCATATGACGATCGTTATTCTATAAATCTTACAGCCCGATCAGATGGTTCTTCCGTATTTGGAGCCAATAATAAAAGAGGTTTCTTCCCATCTGCTGGTTTTGCCTGGAACATCTCAAATGAGAGATTTTTGGAAGATTCAGAGGACATCAACAACTTTAAGTTAAGGGCAAGCTACGGAATCATAGGTAACCAGAATATTGCTCCTTTCCTGTCCTTGGCCAGACTTTCAACAACTACTACCATTTTGGGAAGCGGTGGGGCATCTGTTGGTGTAATTCAAGCTGCAACCGCTGCCAACCCCGATTTAAAATGGGAGCAGACCAGACAGTTCAACGTTGGGGTAGATCTTGATCTCTTTAACAACAGGCTAAACTTTATAGCAGATTACTATAAGAAAACAACCGAGGATTTGCTTTTGTTTGTACCGCTACCAGGTACCTCAGGGGTGGACAATGTTCTTAGAAACATTGCCGAAGTGGAGAACAAAGGGTTTGAATTTTATCTGGGAGGTACACCTTTAAAAACCGAGAGGTTTTCATGGGATTCTGGATTCAACATTGCTTTCAACAACAACAAAGTTTTGTCATTGGATGGAGATAGGGACGAGATTCCTGTTGCAGGGGTAAATTCACTTCCCAACTTTGGAAATGTACTCTGGTTAGAGGTTGGTGAATCCATTGGCCAAATGAGAGGATACATACAGGACGGGGTTTGGAAAAGTTCCGAAGCAGCCGAAGCTGCCACGTATGGCTCTTTCCCTGGAGCACCAAAATATGTTGATGTAAACAATGACAATCAAATCAATGGTGATGACATCACGGTTATTGGAAGTGCTCTTCCAGATTACACTTTTGGGTGGAACAATACCTTCCGATATGGGAATCTTGATTTGAACATTTTCATTCAAGGAGTCCAAGGCAATGACATATACAATTTGGGTAGAGTACGGTCCGATCGTACTTCTGGGGATGCAGATGCAACTGGTGCTGCGATTTTGGACCGATGGACGCCTCAAAATGAAGATACCAACGTGCCATCCTTCGAAGGAACCAATTCACAGGAGCAACTGCAATCGAGCAGATGGTTGGAAGATGGTTCTTACATCAGATTTAAGAACATTGCCCTTGGGTATAGTTTTCCATCAGAAATATTGGACAAGCTTAATATTTCCAAGGCACGTCTCTATGTATCGGGAACAAATCTGATCACCATTACGGATTACACCGGATATGACCCTGAATCTACGAACCAAGTAGATACACAAGCTGGTTTGGATACATCATCGTACCCATCCCAAAAAGTGATAACAGTAGGTTTGGATTTAGGTTTTTAA
- a CDS encoding FecR family protein, with amino-acid sequence MDSLLVKFLCDSANSHDLDSLNEWIQDQKHDSTFKQYVKTYYAITVSMNELDKKEIKQQLFKEIRKDKNVFYQKRMGTFFRYAALIVILFGVGFMFRNQFFPETESVNPTIVPRTDQITLQLDNGEVKVLNTDTNGSIQSANGNLVGIQKGNTIKYENAKQETIIYNTLKVPNAKRFNLVLSDGTKVHLNSGSSLRYPVSFLPGQKREVFLEGEAFLEVAHDKEHPFVVNAHDLNVEVLGTRFNLSDYGENSDTEVVLVDGLVSLEPLNNFDENSKVLLEPGYMGSFNRSNKNISKSKVNTSLYTSWVEGRIVIRNEPFENILIKLQRYYNVTIINNNESLAKERFNATIETEKETIEQVLNYFKQVYRIDYEVVENKVVIN; translated from the coding sequence ATGGATTCACTTCTGGTAAAGTTTCTTTGCGATTCCGCAAATAGCCATGATTTGGATAGCTTGAATGAATGGATTCAGGATCAAAAACATGATTCCACCTTTAAACAATATGTAAAAACCTACTATGCAATAACAGTTTCAATGAACGAACTCGACAAGAAGGAAATTAAGCAACAACTTTTCAAGGAAATTAGAAAGGATAAGAATGTTTTTTATCAAAAGCGGATGGGAACTTTCTTCCGCTATGCCGCATTGATTGTTATTTTATTTGGAGTGGGTTTTATGTTTAGAAACCAATTTTTTCCCGAAACAGAAAGTGTTAACCCAACCATTGTTCCACGCACCGATCAGATAACCCTACAGTTGGACAACGGTGAAGTAAAGGTCCTTAATACAGATACCAATGGGAGCATACAGTCTGCCAATGGCAATTTGGTGGGTATCCAGAAAGGTAACACGATTAAATACGAAAACGCTAAGCAGGAGACCATCATTTATAATACATTAAAAGTACCCAACGCCAAGCGTTTCAATCTTGTGCTTTCTGATGGGACCAAAGTACACCTCAATTCAGGGAGCTCCCTTCGTTACCCGGTAAGTTTCTTGCCTGGACAAAAACGCGAAGTGTTCTTGGAAGGCGAAGCTTTTTTGGAAGTCGCCCATGACAAGGAACACCCATTTGTGGTAAACGCCCATGATTTGAATGTTGAAGTCTTGGGTACGCGGTTCAATCTATCCGACTATGGGGAGAATAGTGATACTGAGGTAGTACTGGTAGATGGACTGGTGAGTCTGGAACCTCTCAACAATTTCGATGAAAATAGCAAGGTGTTACTTGAGCCAGGCTACATGGGCTCTTTTAATCGCTCCAACAAGAATATTTCCAAGTCAAAAGTCAATACCTCATTGTATACCTCTTGGGTAGAAGGTAGAATTGTGATTCGGAACGAACCTTTCGAAAATATTTTGATAAAACTTCAACGCTACTATAACGTCACTATCATAAACAACAACGAATCCTTGGCAAAGGAACGGTTCAATGCCACCATAGAAACTGAAAAGGAAACAATTGAGCAGGTGTTGAACTATTTCAAACAGGTTTATCGGATTGACTATGAAGTAGTGGAAAACAAAGTAGTAATTAACTAA
- a CDS encoding RNA polymerase sigma factor, translating to MEFKDNEELIKALNNGKEIAYEYLVDTYGNRMYAYALTLVKNPPLAKDIVQNVFLNTWKFRKKLSSKYDIKNFLFRSVHNEFINQYQKDKAQMLLQYKYVETLNQIVEESDENTIVQMIKIVYQEIEKLPPKCKEVFCLSKKEGLTNNEISLHLGISLKTVEAQITKAFTILRARLGEQFESIFLLIFNPNF from the coding sequence ATGGAATTTAAAGATAATGAGGAATTGATTAAGGCACTGAACAATGGCAAGGAAATTGCTTATGAATATTTGGTGGACACATACGGAAACCGTATGTATGCTTACGCGCTTACTTTAGTAAAGAATCCACCATTGGCAAAGGATATTGTTCAAAATGTTTTCTTGAACACATGGAAATTCCGCAAAAAACTCAGTAGTAAATATGACATAAAGAACTTCCTTTTTAGATCTGTCCATAATGAATTTATTAACCAATATCAAAAGGATAAGGCCCAGATGCTCCTACAATATAAATATGTGGAGACTTTGAATCAAATTGTGGAGGAATCGGATGAAAACACAATTGTCCAGATGATAAAGATTGTCTATCAGGAAATCGAAAAACTTCCCCCCAAATGCAAGGAGGTTTTCTGTCTCAGTAAAAAAGAAGGGCTCACAAATAATGAAATATCATTACATCTTGGCATATCATTAAAAACGGTTGAAGCTCAGATCACCAAGGCCTTCACAATACTTCGAGCAAGGTTGGGAGAACAATTTGAGTCTATTTTCCTATTGATATTCAATCCAAATTTCTAG